A single region of the Candidatus Protochlamydia amoebophila UWE25 genome encodes:
- a CDS encoding CHAT domain-containing protein — MNVRSIESSSQYNSLSFQNSPIISTLDHVKGLIEAYKTKSKTEENIITYAKLRIEEIVQLEDIGVKRECFCRLLTLEIAEIQYLIVEEVALLFDFRTFFYDIQHDQALQLIQLEGILSEIIEAKLNLNQLNFLFPTCMIYQDILEYLWLLPYFEFGNHCSHLIIQNKDAILSHMERWKDSLDQLASEEKINHFIPKNLEKAVLRLFEPLPEDVAKEIEEQKSVIHKSGEITSRILEIIANFYGSQGDYPRAIFHTTIILKILTKEFPETFQNREELIKVMQIHGKLAVWNQILRQYPRAISHSEMVLKIAYVLGDPYAMIICLKKIGSLHMEQGQSELALHFYRKAQTITIKLQDPKSESQVLVDLADAYLVIDKNEEAIQSYQDALNLTEGRSEQALIYIGIGQAHANAQRYQPAKEAYHKALEFLPQDNLFLGIKIHENLAALFNDFSRYEKAISQAEKILELIRHPLFQEENSEVLVHKFNALTAVGSIYGAIGDYKKELEYKMQALEIAKKVYFSSVFLGIAYTNLGSAYCHMENYPEGISYYIKALEIIVETPKRAKILVNVARAFYYFGEFDEAIRYYKEANAIIDNQEIKKYSFNGLGLCYRALGNKEQAIQCIEKSICLSQSSKDRLSEAQGYHNLGEVYRKTDLELAEENYRKSIEIYALLHHELKNYSHSQITFFELQVLPLLRLESLLLKQKRIEEALQVTDFRRSRALVSSLTEKFQFQKVDSLISSGLTAQEMQALAHKMKTCFIVYSFASKSKDSITAWIIPPQGKITFQQLPLGILTKEAKEATQVFKSFPFIVEPTVAKRRTFRPPKKTRSSTTHDLLDELTRGGEDEENPDPAILESFKERLSLWYETLIAPLESYLPKDSQQVVTIIPDGFLAQIPFAAFLDKEGTYLIEKHPISIAPSIGILKLLDQIPKVFSKSSLVIGNPRTPQSKDTLPFAEKEAQTIVAPLLKTTSERTLLQDSATAQRVLEGMKDAHWIHLACHGSTGTKPEEKLDPHSVFEGLFKLAPDEEHIQGYLHAQEIAALTLRTELVFMSTCFSGRGKLHGEGSVGPIWSFLAAGALSTVATYCELRDSVLTLQMVDTFYRHLLGIGLEKLNKAQALQKAMVMAIEQKREKPHLWGAFFLSGLHE, encoded by the coding sequence ATGAATGTAAGATCGATTGAATCCAGTAGTCAGTATAATTCTCTTTCTTTTCAAAATTCGCCAATCATATCCACATTAGATCATGTAAAAGGTTTAATTGAGGCTTATAAAACAAAATCCAAGACAGAAGAGAATATAATTACATATGCAAAATTGCGCATTGAAGAGATCGTTCAATTGGAAGATATTGGTGTTAAGCGGGAATGTTTTTGCCGACTACTAACATTGGAGATTGCAGAAATACAGTATTTGATAGTAGAAGAGGTAGCGCTTTTGTTTGATTTTAGAACGTTTTTCTATGACATTCAGCATGACCAAGCTCTACAATTAATTCAACTTGAAGGAATCCTCAGTGAAATCATTGAAGCTAAATTAAACTTAAATCAGCTTAATTTTCTGTTTCCTACTTGCATGATATACCAAGACATCCTAGAGTACCTCTGGTTGCTTCCCTATTTTGAATTTGGTAACCACTGTTCTCACTTAATTATCCAAAATAAAGACGCTATTCTAAGTCATATGGAGCGCTGGAAAGACAGCCTTGATCAATTGGCTAGCGAGGAAAAAATTAATCATTTTATTCCAAAAAATTTAGAAAAGGCTGTTTTAAGGCTTTTCGAACCCTTACCTGAAGATGTTGCAAAAGAAATTGAGGAGCAAAAATCTGTTATTCATAAAAGCGGAGAAATAACTTCAAGGATTTTAGAAATCATAGCAAATTTTTACGGAAGTCAAGGAGATTATCCTCGCGCTATCTTCCACACAACGATTATTTTGAAAATTTTAACGAAGGAATTTCCGGAAACGTTCCAAAATAGAGAAGAGCTTATTAAAGTCATGCAGATACATGGAAAACTTGCAGTCTGGAATCAAATCCTTAGGCAGTATCCAAGGGCTATTTCTCACAGCGAAATGGTATTAAAAATAGCGTACGTGTTGGGTGATCCTTATGCGATGATCATTTGTTTAAAGAAGATAGGCTCCCTTCACATGGAGCAAGGACAAAGCGAGCTCGCACTTCATTTTTATAGAAAAGCTCAAACTATCACCATAAAGCTACAAGATCCTAAAAGTGAAAGCCAAGTTCTTGTCGATCTTGCAGACGCTTATCTTGTCATTGATAAAAATGAAGAGGCAATTCAAAGTTATCAAGATGCCTTAAATCTGACAGAAGGGAGATCCGAACAAGCCCTAATCTACATTGGAATAGGCCAAGCCCATGCTAACGCTCAACGCTATCAACCAGCTAAAGAAGCATATCACAAGGCACTTGAATTTCTTCCCCAAGACAACTTGTTCCTCGGAATAAAAATTCATGAAAACTTAGCCGCCTTATTTAATGATTTTAGCCGATATGAAAAAGCTATTTCGCAGGCCGAAAAAATCTTAGAGCTAATCCGACATCCGTTATTTCAAGAAGAGAATTCGGAAGTACTTGTGCATAAATTTAATGCGTTAACAGCTGTTGGAAGCATTTATGGTGCTATTGGAGATTACAAAAAAGAACTTGAATATAAAATGCAAGCTTTAGAGATTGCTAAGAAAGTATATTTTTCTTCAGTTTTTTTGGGAATAGCATATACCAATTTAGGTAGTGCATACTGTCATATGGAAAATTATCCTGAGGGCATAAGCTACTATATCAAAGCATTAGAAATAATAGTAGAGACTCCTAAGCGAGCCAAAATTTTAGTAAATGTAGCACGAGCTTTTTATTACTTCGGTGAATTCGATGAAGCAATTAGATATTATAAAGAAGCCAATGCGATCATCGATAATCAAGAAATAAAAAAATACAGCTTTAATGGCTTAGGTCTATGCTATCGAGCGTTAGGAAACAAAGAGCAGGCAATTCAATGCATTGAAAAATCTATTTGCTTATCTCAATCATCAAAAGATCGCCTTAGCGAAGCGCAAGGGTATCATAATTTAGGAGAAGTATATAGGAAGACTGATCTTGAGCTAGCAGAAGAGAATTATCGCAAAAGTATCGAAATTTATGCTTTGTTACACCACGAGCTTAAAAATTATAGTCACTCGCAAATAACCTTTTTTGAATTGCAAGTGCTGCCACTCTTAAGATTGGAGAGCCTTCTCTTAAAGCAGAAGAGAATTGAGGAAGCTCTGCAGGTTACAGATTTTAGGCGCTCCCGTGCCTTAGTATCCTCTTTGACAGAGAAATTCCAATTTCAAAAGGTTGATTCTTTAATCTCTTCTGGACTCACAGCCCAAGAAATGCAAGCTCTTGCCCATAAGATGAAGACTTGTTTTATTGTTTATTCTTTTGCTTCCAAAAGCAAGGATAGTATCACAGCTTGGATTATTCCTCCGCAGGGCAAAATAACCTTCCAGCAGCTTCCTCTTGGAATTTTGACAAAAGAGGCCAAAGAAGCAACGCAGGTTTTCAAATCATTCCCTTTTATTGTTGAACCAACAGTTGCTAAAAGAAGAACTTTTCGTCCTCCGAAAAAAACTCGCAGCTCTACCACCCATGATTTATTGGATGAGTTGACCCGGGGAGGCGAGGATGAAGAGAATCCAGACCCTGCCATTCTAGAATCTTTTAAAGAACGCCTTTCTCTTTGGTATGAAACCCTCATTGCTCCACTTGAATCCTATCTCCCCAAAGATTCCCAGCAGGTCGTCACCATTATTCCTGACGGATTTCTCGCTCAAATTCCCTTCGCTGCTTTTTTAGATAAAGAGGGAACCTATTTGATTGAAAAACATCCGATTTCCATTGCTCCTTCCATAGGAATACTCAAATTATTGGATCAAATTCCTAAAGTTTTCTCAAAAAGCTCTCTCGTGATTGGTAATCCCAGAACACCTCAGTCAAAAGACACGTTACCATTTGCGGAAAAAGAAGCTCAAACCATTGTCGCTCCCCTGCTTAAAACAACTTCGGAAAGAACTCTCTTACAAGACAGCGCCACAGCCCAGCGCGTTTTGGAGGGGATGAAAGATGCGCATTGGATTCATCTTGCTTGTCATGGCTCGACAGGCACAAAGCCAGAAGAAAAGCTTGATCCTCATTCCGTTTTCGAAGGGCTTTTCAAGCTTGCTCCCGATGAAGAGCATATTCAAGGGTATCTCCATGCGCAAGAAATTGCGGCGCTGACTCTTCGTACAGAGCTGGTTTTTATGAGTACTTGCTTTTCTGGTAGAGGCAAGCTTCACGGAGAAGGAAGCGTCGGTCCTATCTGGTCCTTTCTCGCAGCCGGAGCGTTGTCAACTGTCGCGACTTATTGTGAACTACGAGATAGTGTTCTAACCCTTCAGATGGTCGACACATTTTATCGCCACCTTTTGGGCATAGGGTTGGAAAAACTAAATAAAGCCCAAGCCCTGCAAAAAGCTATGGTAATGGCTATTGAGCAAAAACGAGAAAAGCCTCACTTATGGGGAGCTTTTTTCTTATCGGGACTACACGAATAA
- a CDS encoding CHAT domain-containing tetratricopeptide repeat protein, giving the protein MNVGSLESITWYNFLSFQISKISLSDHIKGLIEAYKTSFTTEKNIIISAKLLIEKISQLEDISIKRECLCRLLKIEIEEVQNLIVEEATSLFDLRTFLYDIQHDQAQELIHLEEIVSEIMEVKLKSNELNFVISICSIYQGILEHLWLLPHLEFGNHCSNLLVQNKTFILSHMKQWKGGLDQLANEKKIESFIPKNLEMAVLRLFEPLPAAVAKDIEEQKSVIHKTGKMSSWILEIMMKVCSDHKDFPRAIFHAEVFLSLLIQRLSEISQKKELLTSIMKIHEQLSSWNRLLRQYSTAIDHSEKALKIAQELCNPYKECIYLKDIGFLYVRLRKNEIALSFYQKALSIAQTLQDPKSEKMLLGSLAEVYLIIDNSTEAIRCYQAALNLAEEKSEQALIYSWIGGTHARVKKYKEAKEVYEKALEILPQINNPLMAIIVHQNLAKFFKKFSRYGKAIYHAEKILELIQHPSVQVDKLQAQESKFGALTILGSIYNTFRDHARKIDYYTQALKFAEKADVYLNNLGLAYLNLGNAYCDEGNYSESIKYYNKASEIIGDDSNRAELLINVGQFLFSLGWFAEAIELYEEANMIGNQDTKKTSFGNLGLCYNLLGNTKKAIECIEECVCLSQQSEDRLNEAMGYHNLGEVYSKYDLGLAEENYRKSISIYAVLHQELKNHQQWQITFFEEQAKTLLSLESLLLKQSKIEESLQITDFRRSRALVCALTKKFQFQKNDSLSSGLTSQDMQTLAHKLNTCFILYSFSVENTDSITVWVVPPQGEIICQQLPLGILKEEVEEAPYIFKTFSPIFVPTVAKRRDFIPPKKTRSLTTHSLLENLTRGKSGDQSNSPDLQTFKERLALCYETLIAPLEVYLPKDPQQVVTIIPDGFLSQIPFAAFLDKEGKYFIEKHPISIVPSIGILKLLDEIPKEFSENSLVIGNPTTPYPKDTLPLAEKEAQTIVSPLLKTFPEKILLREKATVQSVLEGMRDARWIHLACHGLTGTKPEEKLDPHSVFEGLFKLVPDESHSRGYLYAQEIASLTLRTELVFMSTCFSGRGKLHREGSVGPVWSFLAAGALSTVAAYWELRDSDLTLQMVDTFYRHLLGIEVEKLNKAQALQKAMLTAIEQKRDKPHLWGAFFLSGLHE; this is encoded by the coding sequence ATGAATGTAGGGTCTCTTGAATCCATTACTTGGTACAATTTTCTTTCTTTCCAAATTTCAAAAATATCTCTTTCAGATCATATCAAAGGATTAATTGAAGCCTATAAAACAAGTTTCACTACCGAAAAAAATATCATTATCAGTGCCAAATTGCTCATTGAAAAGATAAGTCAATTAGAAGACATTAGTATCAAGAGGGAATGCTTATGTCGTTTACTAAAAATAGAGATAGAAGAAGTGCAAAATTTGATAGTAGAAGAAGCAACGTCTCTTTTTGATCTTAGAACATTTTTGTACGATATTCAGCATGATCAAGCCCAAGAGTTGATCCATCTTGAAGAAATCGTCAGTGAAATCATGGAAGTAAAGTTAAAATCCAATGAGCTTAATTTTGTAATTTCTATCTGCTCAATCTATCAAGGTATCCTAGAACATCTATGGCTACTTCCCCATCTCGAATTTGGCAATCACTGCTCTAACCTACTTGTCCAAAATAAAACTTTCATTCTAAGCCATATGAAGCAATGGAAAGGTGGCCTTGATCAATTGGCTAACGAGAAGAAAATTGAATCATTTATTCCAAAAAATTTAGAAATGGCTGTTTTAAGGCTTTTCGAACCTTTACCTGCAGCTGTCGCAAAAGACATTGAGGAACAAAAATCTGTCATTCATAAAACTGGAAAAATGTCTTCATGGATTTTAGAAATTATGATGAAAGTTTGCAGCGACCACAAAGATTTTCCTCGCGCCATTTTCCATGCAGAAGTTTTTTTGAGCCTTCTAATACAGAGACTTTCGGAAATATCTCAAAAAAAAGAGTTGCTTACTTCAATCATGAAAATTCATGAACAACTTTCAAGCTGGAATCGACTTCTTAGGCAATATTCGACGGCTATTGATCATAGTGAAAAGGCATTAAAAATAGCGCAAGAACTATGCAATCCTTATAAAGAATGTATTTATTTGAAAGATATAGGCTTCCTTTATGTGAGACTAAGAAAAAATGAGATTGCACTCTCTTTTTATCAAAAAGCTCTGTCTATAGCGCAAACGCTACAAGATCCTAAAAGTGAAAAGATGTTACTTGGTAGCCTGGCAGAAGTTTATCTTATTATTGATAATAGTACAGAAGCGATTCGATGTTATCAAGCTGCGTTAAATTTGGCAGAAGAGAAATCTGAACAAGCTTTAATCTACTCTTGGATCGGTGGAACCCATGCTAGAGTCAAAAAGTACAAAGAAGCTAAAGAGGTCTATGAAAAAGCGCTTGAAATTCTTCCTCAAATTAACAACCCTCTTATGGCAATAATAGTTCATCAAAACTTAGCCAAATTTTTTAAAAAATTTAGCCGATATGGAAAAGCTATTTACCACGCAGAAAAAATTTTAGAGCTAATCCAACATCCGTCTGTTCAAGTAGATAAATTACAAGCACAGGAAAGTAAATTTGGTGCGTTAACAATTCTTGGAAGCATCTATAATACATTTAGAGATCATGCGAGGAAAATCGATTATTATACGCAAGCTCTAAAATTTGCTGAAAAAGCAGATGTTTACTTAAACAACTTGGGATTAGCATATCTCAATCTCGGCAATGCGTATTGCGATGAGGGAAATTATTCTGAGAGCATAAAATATTATAACAAAGCATCAGAAATAATAGGTGATGACTCTAATCGAGCCGAGCTTTTAATAAATGTGGGGCAGTTTCTTTTTTCCTTAGGTTGGTTTGCTGAGGCAATTGAATTGTATGAAGAAGCCAATATGATTGGTAATCAAGATACCAAAAAAACCAGCTTTGGTAACTTAGGTCTCTGCTATAATTTGTTGGGAAATACAAAAAAGGCAATAGAATGCATTGAAGAATGTGTTTGTTTATCTCAACAGTCTGAAGATCGCCTTAACGAAGCAATGGGATACCATAACTTAGGAGAAGTATATAGCAAATATGACCTTGGGCTAGCAGAAGAGAATTATCGCAAAAGCATTTCCATTTATGCTGTATTGCATCAAGAGCTTAAAAATCATCAACAATGGCAGATCACTTTTTTTGAAGAGCAAGCAAAAACTCTTTTAAGCCTGGAGAGCCTTCTCCTAAAACAGAGCAAAATCGAGGAATCTCTACAGATTACAGATTTTAGACGCTCGCGTGCTTTGGTCTGCGCTTTGACAAAAAAATTTCAATTTCAAAAAAACGACTCATTGTCTTCTGGACTCACATCTCAAGACATGCAAACTCTTGCCCATAAGTTAAATACGTGCTTTATCCTTTATTCGTTTTCCGTCGAGAACACAGACAGCATTACAGTTTGGGTTGTACCTCCGCAGGGAGAAATAATCTGCCAGCAGCTGCCTCTTGGAATTTTGAAAGAAGAGGTTGAAGAAGCACCTTACATTTTCAAAACATTCTCTCCTATTTTTGTGCCAACAGTTGCTAAAAGAAGGGATTTTATTCCACCAAAAAAAACTCGCAGTCTCACTACTCATTCTCTTCTAGAGAATTTAACCCGGGGAAAATCGGGTGATCAATCGAATTCCCCAGATTTACAAACTTTTAAAGAACGCCTTGCACTTTGCTATGAAACACTTATTGCTCCACTTGAAGTTTATCTCCCCAAAGATCCTCAACAAGTCGTCACCATTATTCCCGATGGTTTTCTCTCTCAAATTCCTTTCGCTGCTTTTTTAGATAAAGAGGGGAAATATTTCATAGAAAAACATCCCATTTCCATTGTTCCTTCTATTGGAATACTCAAATTATTGGACGAAATTCCTAAAGAATTTTCAGAAAATTCTCTCGTCATTGGCAACCCCACGACACCTTATCCAAAAGACACGTTACCATTGGCGGAAAAAGAAGCTCAAACAATAGTCTCTCCCCTACTTAAAACATTCCCGGAAAAAATTCTCTTACGAGAAAAGGCTACAGTTCAGAGCGTTTTAGAAGGGATGCGAGATGCGCGCTGGATTCATCTTGCCTGTCACGGATTGACGGGCACAAAGCCAGAAGAAAAGCTCGATCCTCATTCCGTTTTCGAAGGGCTTTTTAAGCTGGTTCCTGACGAAAGCCATTCCAGAGGCTATCTCTATGCGCAAGAAATTGCGTCGCTGACTCTTCGTACAGAGCTGGTTTTTATGAGTACTTGCTTTTCTGGCAGAGGCAAGCTTCACAGAGAAGGAAGCGTCGGTCCCGTCTGGTCCTTTCTCGCAGCCGGAGCGTTGTCAACTGTCGCGGCTTATTGGGAACTACGAGATAGTGATCTAACTCTTCAGATGGTCGATACATTTTATCGCCACCTTTTAGGCATAGAAGTGGAAAAACTCAATAAGGCCCAGGCCTTGCAAAAAGCCATGCTGACGGCCATTGAGCAAAAACGAGACAAGCCTCATCTATGGGGGGCTTTTTTCTTATCGGGACTACATGAATAA
- a CDS encoding CHAT domain-containing protein, with translation MNVDSVKFSAPYYLHYPLLPTISLLDHVKGLIEAYKTKSSSEEDIFFSVKLLLEEINQLEDIGIKRECLCRLLKIEREEIQNLIVEEAMPLFNHKTIPYDIQHNQAQQLVELEEIVSEIIEAKLTSGQFNFLVPICEIYQGILEHLWLLPYFEFGNHCSHLLIQNKGAILSHMERWKDSLDQLASEEKINRFIPKNLEKAVLRLFEPLPKDIAKKIEEKKSVIHESGVISLMLLDIMMKICSDQGDFPRAIFHAKVFLKMLKQKLLEISQKEEILVRNIQKGEILVGIMHMHDKIAGWNQFLKQYPRAIDHSKKALRIVKTLGTPYEIITHLKNMGYLYIAQGKNKDAIPFYQEALSIAQNLKDSENESKILGCLAEIYFVIDNNAEAIRYYQDALKLTEEKSEQALNYSGIGEAYASAQQYKEAEEAYKKALEILSQVNNPFFAIIIHERLATFFKGLGRYEKVIYHAEKILELIQHPSVQVDELQAQESKFDALTTLGNIYGTLGDRAREIDYFTQAVNFAEEIKVHLNHLGIAYANLGSAYFYEGNYFEGIKCYNKTSEILKVDSKRAKILRNMGQILFSSGMFSEAIEYYEEANRIGNQDTKKDSLLGLGASYNALGNKKQAIQNIGKFICLSQTSKNSLDEALGYYNLGLVYKEFDFGLAEENYCKSIEIYFLLYRELKNHSQWQITFFEKQALPFLRLESLLLEQAKNEQALQVTDFRRSRALVSALTEKFQFQKDDSLISSGLTAQEMQAFAHKMNTCFIVYSRCFENADSIAVWVIPSQGEITCQQLFLGNLAEEVNEATQVFKTFPFIVEPTVAKRRPFIRPKKTRSSATYASLDELTRGVPDESANSAVLQSFKERLSLWYEALIAPLESYLPKDPQQIVTIIPDGFLAQIPFAAFLDKEGTYLIEKHPISIAPSMGILKLLDEIPKVFSKSSLVIGNPRTLHSKDALPLAEKEAQTIVAPLLKTTSERILLQDSATVQHVVERMRDVRWIHLACHGLTGTKPEEKLDPHSVFEGLFKLAPDESHSRGYLHAQEIASLTLRTELVFMSACFSGRGKLHREGSVGPVWSFLAAGALSTVATYWRLPDSDLTLQMVDTFYRHLLGIGLEKLNKAQALQKAMLVGIEQKRDKPHLWGAFFLSGLHE, from the coding sequence ATGAATGTAGATTCAGTTAAATTTAGCGCTCCCTACTATCTTCACTACCCTCTTTTGCCCACAATATCCCTATTAGATCATGTAAAAGGTTTAATTGAGGCGTATAAAACAAAGTCCAGTTCAGAAGAGGATATATTCTTCAGTGTTAAGTTACTCCTCGAGGAGATCAATCAATTAGAAGATATTGGTATCAAGCGCGAATGCTTATGTCGTCTGCTAAAAATAGAGAGGGAGGAGATACAAAATTTGATAGTAGAAGAGGCAATGCCCCTTTTTAACCACAAAACAATTCCCTATGACATTCAGCATAATCAAGCTCAACAATTAGTTGAACTTGAAGAGATCGTCAGTGAAATCATTGAAGCAAAGCTAACTTCAGGTCAATTTAATTTTTTGGTTCCTATCTGCGAAATTTATCAAGGCATCTTAGAACACCTTTGGTTGCTTCCCTATTTTGAATTTGGTAATCACTGTTCTCACTTACTTATCCAAAATAAAGGTGCTATTCTAAGCCATATGGAACGCTGGAAAGACAGCCTTGATCAATTAGCTAGCGAGGAAAAAATTAATCGTTTTATTCCAAAAAATTTAGAAAAGGCTGTTTTAAGGCTTTTTGAACCCTTACCCAAAGATATCGCAAAAAAAATTGAGGAAAAAAAATCTGTTATTCATGAAAGCGGAGTAATATCTTTAATGCTTTTAGACATCATGATGAAAATTTGCAGCGACCAAGGAGATTTCCCTCGCGCCATCTTCCATGCAAAAGTTTTTTTAAAAATGCTAAAACAGAAGCTTTTAGAAATATCCCAAAAGGAAGAAATACTTGTTAGAAACATCCAGAAGGGAGAAATACTTGTTGGAATTATGCATATGCATGATAAAATTGCAGGCTGGAACCAATTCCTTAAGCAGTATCCAAGGGCTATTGATCATAGCAAAAAAGCACTGCGAATAGTGAAAACATTAGGCACCCCCTATGAAATCATTACTCATTTAAAAAATATGGGTTATCTTTACATAGCGCAAGGAAAAAATAAGGACGCGATTCCTTTTTATCAAGAAGCTCTGTCTATAGCTCAAAATCTAAAGGATTCTGAAAATGAAAGTAAGATTCTTGGTTGCCTTGCAGAAATTTATTTTGTTATCGATAATAATGCAGAGGCAATTCGATATTATCAAGATGCACTGAAACTAACAGAAGAGAAATCTGAACAAGCTTTAAACTATTCTGGGATTGGTGAAGCTTATGCTAGCGCCCAACAGTATAAAGAAGCTGAAGAAGCCTATAAAAAAGCGCTTGAAATTCTTTCTCAAGTTAACAATCCTTTTTTCGCAATAATAATTCATGAAAGATTAGCCACATTTTTTAAAGGACTTGGCCGATATGAGAAAGTTATTTACCATGCTGAAAAAATTTTAGAGCTAATCCAACATCCGTCAGTTCAAGTAGATGAATTACAAGCGCAAGAAAGTAAATTTGATGCGCTAACAACTCTTGGAAACATTTATGGTACGCTTGGAGATCGTGCGAGAGAAATCGATTATTTCACGCAAGCTGTCAATTTCGCTGAAGAAATAAAAGTTCATTTAAACCACTTGGGAATAGCATATGCCAATCTCGGCAGTGCCTATTTTTATGAGGGAAATTATTTTGAGGGCATAAAGTGCTATAACAAAACATCAGAAATTTTAAAAGTTGACTCTAAACGCGCCAAGATTTTAAGAAATATGGGGCAGATACTTTTTTCCTCCGGTATGTTTTCTGAAGCAATTGAATATTATGAAGAAGCCAATAGGATTGGTAATCAAGATACGAAAAAAGACAGCCTCCTTGGCCTAGGTGCAAGTTATAATGCTCTGGGAAACAAAAAGCAGGCGATTCAAAACATTGGAAAATTTATTTGCTTATCTCAAACCTCAAAAAATAGCCTTGACGAAGCGTTAGGTTATTATAACTTGGGGTTAGTATATAAAGAGTTTGATTTTGGGCTAGCAGAAGAGAATTATTGCAAAAGCATCGAAATTTATTTTTTATTATACCGCGAACTTAAAAATCATAGCCAGTGGCAGATTACTTTTTTTGAAAAGCAAGCATTGCCGTTCTTAAGACTGGAGAGCCTTTTATTAGAACAAGCTAAAAACGAGCAAGCTCTGCAGGTTACAGACTTTAGACGCTCTCGTGCTTTAGTCTCCGCTTTGACAGAAAAATTCCAATTTCAAAAGGATGACTCTTTAATCTCTTCTGGACTCACAGCTCAAGAAATGCAAGCTTTTGCCCACAAGATGAATACTTGTTTTATCGTTTATTCGCGTTGTTTCGAAAACGCTGATAGTATTGCTGTTTGGGTTATTCCTTCGCAGGGCGAAATAACCTGCCAACAACTATTTCTTGGCAATTTGGCAGAAGAGGTCAATGAAGCAACGCAGGTTTTCAAAACGTTCCCTTTTATTGTTGAGCCAACAGTTGCTAAAAGAAGACCTTTTATTCGTCCGAAGAAAACTCGCAGTTCCGCTACATATGCTTCTCTAGATGAGCTAACCCGAGGAGTTCCCGATGAGAGTGCAAACTCTGCTGTTTTGCAATCTTTTAAAGAACGTCTTTCTCTGTGGTATGAAGCTCTCATTGCTCCACTTGAATCCTATCTCCCCAAAGATCCCCAACAAATCGTGACGATTATTCCCGACGGATTTCTCGCTCAAATTCCCTTCGCTGCTTTTTTAGATAAAGAGGGAACCTATTTGATTGAAAAACATCCGATTTCCATTGCTCCTTCCATGGGAATACTCAAATTATTAGACGAAATTCCTAAAGTTTTCTCAAAAAGCTCTCTCGTGATTGGCAACCCCAGAACACTTCATTCAAAAGACGCATTACCATTGGCGGAAAAAGAAGCTCAAACCATTGTCGCTCCTCTGCTTAAAACAACTTCAGAAAGAATTCTTTTACAAGACAGCGCTACTGTTCAACACGTTGTAGAGAGAATGCGGGATGTGCGCTGGATCCATCTTGCCTGTCACGGATTGACAGGCACAAAGCCAGAAGAAAAGCTCGATCCCCATTCAGTTTTCGAAGGGCTTTTTAAGCTAGCTCCTGACGAAAGCCATTCCAGAGGCTATCTGCATGCGCAAGAAATTGCGTCGCTGACTCTTCGTACAGAGCTAGTTTTTATGAGTGCTTGTTTCTCTGGTAGAGGCAAGCTTCACAGGGAAGGAAGCGTTGGCCCCGTTTGGTCCTTCCTTGCCGCAGGCGCTTTGTCAACGGTCGCGACTTATTGGCGTCTGCCAGATAGTGATCTAACCCTTCAAATGGTTGACACGTTTTATCGCCACCTCTTGGGCATAGGGTTGGAAAAACTAAACAAAGCCCAAGCCTTGCAAAAAGCTATGCTAGTGGGCATTGAGCAAAAACGAGACAAGCCTCATCTATGGGGGGCTTTTTTCTTATCAGGACTACATGAATAA